Proteins encoded together in one Prochlorococcus marinus str. MIT 9211 window:
- a CDS encoding ABC transporter ATP-binding protein, with protein MASFRLDLINRYLRPHRKAIILGAITLVIVNLLSVAIPMEVKGIVDALKEGFKFTDVLKKSGWIVILATSMGVARLISRQLVFGVGRQVEVEIRQRLFDHMLIQDPGWVQQIGSGEVISRATSDVENIRRLLGFTILSLTNTLLAYCFTIPAMLAIDPWLTIVAISLYPLMLGTVGLFGGRMVRQRRRQQEALATLSELIQEDLSGISAIKIYGQENAERNAFSKLNDNYKNSAINLARTASTLFPLLQGISSISLLLLIALGSNLLEKGSLSIGGLIALILYVERLVFPTALLGFTLNTFQVGQVSLERVEELLNKKPNIRNKSKSKKINQPILGRLEAKELSIKYEKSDREILRKLSFVINPGELVAIVGPVGCGKTTLARAIGRMVDVPKGQLFIDEHDVVDLRLEDLRKNIALVPQEGYLFTSTLAENLKYGDPFANKEEMENSAIQARLIDDIKGFPEGFNTLVGERGITLSGGQRQRTALGRALLISSPIIVLDDALASVDNKTASAILSSIRSKTNRTILMISHQLSAAAACDRILVLNEGKLEQEGTHIDLIKLDGLYKNLWEREKAAESLQEEA; from the coding sequence ATGGCTTCATTTCGTCTTGATCTAATAAATAGGTATTTAAGGCCTCATCGCAAAGCCATTATTCTTGGCGCGATAACTCTAGTCATAGTCAATCTGTTAAGTGTCGCAATTCCAATGGAGGTTAAAGGAATTGTTGACGCCCTAAAAGAAGGCTTCAAATTTACCGATGTTCTAAAAAAATCTGGCTGGATCGTTATCTTGGCGACCTCGATGGGGGTCGCTCGTCTTATATCAAGGCAGCTTGTTTTTGGGGTAGGTCGTCAAGTGGAGGTCGAAATTAGGCAACGGTTATTTGACCACATGCTAATACAAGATCCAGGATGGGTGCAGCAGATTGGAAGTGGAGAAGTTATCAGCAGAGCTACTAGTGATGTTGAAAACATTAGAAGGTTACTTGGATTTACTATTTTAAGTCTTACGAACACATTGCTGGCATATTGCTTCACTATCCCAGCAATGCTTGCTATAGACCCTTGGTTAACAATAGTAGCTATTTCTTTATACCCTTTAATGCTTGGGACTGTGGGTCTCTTTGGCGGGAGGATGGTAAGACAAAGAAGACGCCAGCAAGAGGCACTCGCCACATTGAGTGAATTAATCCAAGAAGATTTATCTGGAATAAGTGCCATCAAAATATATGGCCAAGAAAACGCTGAGAGAAATGCCTTTTCAAAATTGAACGATAATTATAAAAACTCTGCCATTAATCTTGCTAGAACAGCAAGTACTTTATTCCCTCTTCTTCAAGGAATTTCTTCAATATCTCTATTGTTATTAATAGCTCTAGGCAGCAATCTTCTTGAGAAAGGTTCTCTTTCTATTGGAGGTCTAATAGCTCTAATACTTTATGTAGAGAGATTAGTTTTCCCTACAGCATTACTTGGCTTTACTTTAAATACATTTCAAGTGGGTCAAGTAAGTCTTGAGCGTGTAGAGGAGTTATTAAATAAAAAACCAAATATAAGAAACAAATCCAAAAGTAAAAAGATCAATCAACCTATACTAGGGAGATTAGAAGCCAAAGAATTATCTATTAAATATGAAAAGAGTGATAGGGAAATTCTTCGCAAACTTAGCTTTGTTATCAATCCAGGCGAATTAGTAGCGATAGTAGGACCAGTTGGATGCGGTAAAACTACTTTAGCAAGAGCAATTGGGCGAATGGTTGACGTACCGAAAGGGCAACTTTTTATAGATGAACATGATGTAGTAGATCTAAGGCTCGAAGATTTACGTAAAAACATTGCCTTAGTTCCTCAGGAAGGGTATCTATTTACAAGTACTCTTGCTGAAAATCTTAAATATGGAGATCCTTTTGCAAATAAAGAAGAAATGGAAAATTCGGCTATACAGGCTCGTTTAATTGATGATATTAAGGGCTTCCCCGAAGGTTTTAATACGCTAGTGGGTGAACGAGGTATCACTTTAAGTGGCGGTCAACGTCAAAGAACTGCCCTTGGTAGAGCACTATTAATAAGCTCGCCAATAATAGTTCTTGATGACGCACTCGCTAGTGTGGACAATAAAACTGCTTCTGCAATACTTTCTTCAATTAGAAGCAAAACGAACAGAACAATATTAATGATCAGTCACCAACTTTCTGCAGCTGCTGCATGTGATCGAATCCTTGTTTTAAATGAAGGGAAGTTAGAACAAGAAGGAACTCATATTGACCTAATCAAATTAGATGGTCTATATAAAAATCTTTGGGAAAGAGAAAAAGCTGCAGAAAGTCTCCAGGAAGAAGCGTGA
- a CDS encoding DUF3288 family protein, producing MQNQNHPLYPIDRELVDRLLAKDSPNEEDLIDLARLFNRYEGFPGAENLQIDMAKALTLWGMTRDQLNISARKLWSKGYRPGKNINEAVGSGFDTSENDGT from the coding sequence ATGCAAAATCAAAATCACCCTCTTTACCCTATTGATCGTGAACTAGTAGATCGTCTCTTGGCCAAAGATTCTCCCAACGAAGAAGATCTTATTGATTTGGCAAGATTATTTAATCGCTATGAAGGGTTTCCTGGGGCAGAAAACTTACAAATAGATATGGCAAAAGCTCTAACACTCTGGGGTATGACAAGAGATCAGCTGAATATAAGTGCTCGAAAACTGTGGTCAAAGGGTTATCGGCCTGGTAAAAATATTAATGAAGCTGTTGGTTCTGGTTTCGACACTTCTGAGAATGATGGGACTTAA
- the trpD gene encoding anthranilate phosphoribosyltransferase, translated as MSDFSWPKILDKLLNGNELTSEETNALMNAWLNQELAPVQTGAFLAAFRSKNVSGLELAAMAKVLRDACVFPFPVPDLYLVDTCGTGGDGADTFNISTAVAFLSASLGVKIAKHGNRSASGKVGSADVLEGVGIRLDTPIENVVTALDKTGISFLFAPIWHSSLVNLAPLRKTLGVRTVFNLLGPLVNPFRPSAQVLGVATSELLDPIAQALKYLGLKRAVVVHGAGGLDEASLEGSNQVRFLKDGEISSSEIDITDLGLTPASNNQLKGGDLSKNEAIFMSVLKGNATKPQMEVVALNTALVLWASGLEEDLSQGVEMALNSLKSGNGLKKLLELKEFLGPKN; from the coding sequence ATGTCTGACTTCTCTTGGCCAAAAATTCTTGACAAGCTTTTGAATGGTAATGAACTTACCTCTGAAGAGACAAATGCTTTGATGAATGCTTGGCTCAATCAAGAACTTGCTCCTGTTCAAACCGGAGCTTTTCTAGCCGCTTTTAGATCTAAGAATGTTAGTGGATTGGAGTTGGCAGCTATGGCTAAGGTCTTAAGAGATGCCTGTGTTTTCCCTTTTCCTGTTCCTGATCTTTATTTAGTGGATACATGTGGTACTGGGGGGGATGGAGCGGATACATTTAATATTTCAACTGCAGTAGCATTTCTGTCTGCATCTTTGGGTGTGAAAATAGCCAAGCATGGCAATCGAAGTGCTAGCGGAAAAGTTGGATCGGCTGATGTTCTTGAAGGAGTAGGAATCAGATTAGACACTCCCATCGAAAATGTAGTGACAGCCCTAGATAAAACAGGCATTTCTTTTTTATTTGCACCTATCTGGCACTCTTCATTAGTGAACCTTGCCCCTTTAAGAAAGACTTTGGGAGTAAGAACAGTATTTAATCTTTTAGGACCATTGGTAAACCCTTTTAGGCCGAGTGCTCAAGTCCTAGGTGTTGCAACATCAGAATTACTAGATCCAATCGCTCAAGCTTTAAAATATTTAGGCTTAAAAAGAGCAGTTGTAGTTCATGGTGCTGGAGGCTTAGATGAAGCCTCACTTGAAGGCAGTAACCAAGTACGATTTCTAAAAGATGGCGAGATTTCCTCATCTGAAATTGATATAACTGATTTAGGTCTTACCCCGGCCTCCAATAATCAATTAAAAGGTGGAGATCTTTCTAAAAATGAGGCTATCTTTATGTCAGTTCTAAAAGGAAATGCCACTAAGCCTCAGATGGAGGTGGTTGCTCTTAACACTGCTTTGGTCTTATGGGCTTCTGGCCTAGAAGAAGATTTGAGTCAAGGAGTCGAGATGGCATTAAACTCTCTAAAAAGTGGAAATGGCTTGAAAAAATTACTGGAATTAAAAGAGTTTTTAGGACCAAAGAATTAG
- the carA gene encoding glutamine-hydrolyzing carbamoyl-phosphate synthase small subunit — MNYSSKDDAILVLSDGTLLEGKPFGFKGTVLGEIVFNTGLTGYQEVLTDPSYHGQLVTFTYPELGNTGVNPEDQEADSPFVKGVIARQIINKPSSWRAKSNLADWLEKQKVIGIHGVDTRSLVRHLREYGTMNAAISTDGKFTPLQLLKKLQDVPSMEGLNLAEKVTTQKAYKWKENTAAGFDKREINQTSASFKVAAIDFGIKRSILNRLVAFGCEVNVLPASINFSEVIKLCPEGVFLSNGPGDPAAVTKGIALAKKLIEETEIPLFGICLGHQILGLALGAKTFKLPYGHRGLNHPCGANGQIEITSQNHGFAIDASSLNPNLVEITHLNLNDRTVAGFAMLNKPVFGIQYHPEASPGPHDADYHFERFVAQMSERR, encoded by the coding sequence ATGAATTATTCTTCTAAAGATGATGCGATTTTGGTTTTATCTGATGGCACTTTGCTTGAAGGAAAGCCCTTTGGATTCAAGGGAACTGTTCTTGGAGAGATAGTATTCAATACTGGTTTAACTGGTTACCAAGAGGTCTTGACTGATCCTAGTTATCATGGACAGCTGGTTACCTTTACTTATCCAGAGCTTGGAAATACTGGCGTTAATCCTGAGGATCAAGAAGCTGATTCTCCTTTTGTCAAAGGAGTAATAGCAAGGCAAATAATTAATAAACCTAGTAGCTGGCGTGCTAAGAGCAATCTCGCGGATTGGCTCGAAAAACAGAAGGTTATAGGTATACATGGTGTAGATACAAGATCATTAGTTAGACACTTAAGAGAGTATGGAACCATGAATGCTGCTATCTCTACAGATGGCAAATTCACCCCTTTGCAGTTATTGAAAAAACTTCAAGATGTTCCTTCTATGGAAGGACTGAATTTGGCAGAAAAGGTTACAACGCAAAAAGCTTATAAATGGAAAGAAAATACAGCTGCTGGCTTTGATAAAAGAGAAATTAATCAGACATCGGCATCTTTTAAGGTGGCTGCAATAGATTTTGGAATTAAGAGATCAATACTTAACAGGTTGGTTGCTTTTGGATGTGAGGTGAATGTCTTGCCAGCGAGTATAAATTTTTCTGAAGTAATAAAGCTGTGTCCTGAAGGTGTTTTTCTTAGTAATGGGCCAGGTGACCCTGCGGCAGTAACTAAAGGCATTGCTTTGGCCAAAAAATTAATTGAAGAAACAGAAATTCCTCTTTTTGGTATTTGTCTAGGGCATCAGATTTTAGGCTTAGCCCTTGGTGCGAAAACCTTCAAGCTCCCTTATGGCCATAGAGGACTTAATCACCCATGTGGTGCAAATGGTCAAATAGAAATTACAAGTCAAAATCATGGTTTTGCTATCGATGCCTCATCTTTAAATCCTAATTTGGTTGAAATAACCCATTTAAATCTTAATGACAGAACTGTTGCGGGTTTTGCAATGCTTAACAAGCCTGTTTTCGGAATCCAATATCATCCTGAAGCTAGTCCAGGCCCCCATGATGCTGATTATCATTTCGAACGTTTTGTTGCACAAATGTCAGAACGTCGTTGA
- a CDS encoding STAS domain-containing protein yields the protein MTVSLRGGFERRKGCLVFYFTGQLDAYSEKQFTDFVNDVFSANQLPMVIDLTKIDFIDSSGLGAMVHTVKQCKKLKRSFVVVGNARVIQTIKLVRLEDFLHLVPDLDTALTKLAA from the coding sequence TTGACCGTTTCTTTGCGGGGAGGGTTTGAACGGCGTAAAGGCTGTTTGGTGTTTTATTTCACTGGTCAGCTAGATGCTTACTCTGAAAAACAGTTCACAGATTTTGTAAATGATGTTTTCAGTGCTAATCAATTGCCAATGGTTATAGATCTTACAAAAATTGATTTTATTGATTCCTCTGGTTTAGGAGCAATGGTGCATACAGTCAAACAATGTAAGAAATTAAAGAGGTCTTTTGTTGTTGTTGGGAATGCAAGAGTGATCCAAACAATCAAGCTTGTTCGGCTAGAAGACTTTCTACACTTAGTTCCTGATTTAGATACCGCTTTAACTAAACTTGCAGCTTGA
- a CDS encoding ribonuclease III domain-containing protein: MTDWLRLLKPSGSPEELGPLQLAWLGDAVWEMHQRLLLCRKPAKSKELHKTVVSRVKAEAQADALQMINVFLTDLEKDFVRRGRNRVGRGSRKVEIATYAKATGFETLIGWLFLKDPARLAQLLDRLEETHPTRPIATNKNEPY, translated from the coding sequence TTGACTGACTGGCTCCGTCTGCTAAAGCCATCAGGTTCTCCTGAGGAGTTAGGCCCTTTGCAATTAGCCTGGCTAGGTGATGCCGTTTGGGAAATGCACCAAAGGCTTTTGCTTTGCAGGAAACCTGCCAAGTCAAAAGAACTCCATAAAACTGTTGTTTCAAGAGTGAAAGCAGAAGCTCAAGCAGATGCTTTGCAGATGATCAATGTTTTTTTGACAGATTTGGAAAAAGATTTTGTTAGGCGAGGCCGTAATCGGGTTGGCCGTGGATCCCGTAAAGTAGAAATAGCTACATACGCTAAGGCCACTGGATTCGAGACATTAATTGGATGGTTATTTTTGAAGGATCCAGCCCGTCTTGCGCAGCTTCTAGATCGACTTGAGGAAACTCACCCTACAAGGCCCATAGCAACTAATAAAAATGAGCCCTACTAA
- the rlmB gene encoding 23S rRNA (guanosine(2251)-2'-O)-methyltransferase RlmB, translating to MSPTNRRIRNFSSSSSSGQNRGRGRPHTSRRIREDGISGSKRSYKSKDDEGDFRRTSLQSNKKTRPSRDKANSRKSNKSLATSENSFRRSERKNNSIRYSQKTDKPRRSLNARISPREIRRNDLNREEEVLVQNSGEIRNNENHLDDIFWGRHATQAILESGRPVHRIWCTAELRSSPKFLQLLKDSKSLGVLVEEVSWARLGYITHGGVHQGIALQTAASKTLDLQTLIDGCSQLGESSVLIALDGLTDPHNVGAIIRSAEALGAHGLVLPQRRSAGLTGSVAKVAAGALEHFPVARVVNLNRSLIELKDAGYSVIGLAGDGDFVLNEVDLLGPLVLVIGSEDKGLSVLTRRNCDQLVRVPLRGVTSSLNASVAASISLYEIASKGWMKGLSGQAPSPKQVRPKLSNKPVML from the coding sequence ATGAGCCCTACTAATCGCCGTATCCGCAATTTTTCGTCATCCTCATCTTCTGGGCAGAATAGAGGAAGAGGCCGTCCACATACTTCACGAAGAATAAGAGAAGATGGTATTTCAGGTTCAAAAAGAAGTTATAAGTCAAAGGATGATGAAGGTGATTTCAGAAGAACATCTCTACAAAGCAACAAAAAAACACGCCCATCTAGAGATAAAGCTAATTCTAGAAAATCTAATAAATCACTAGCCACTTCTGAAAACTCTTTTAGGCGTTCCGAAAGGAAAAATAATTCAATTAGGTACTCCCAGAAAACGGATAAGCCTAGAAGGAGCTTAAATGCAAGAATTTCCCCTAGAGAAATACGTCGCAATGACTTAAATAGAGAAGAAGAGGTTTTAGTACAAAACTCAGGAGAAATTAGGAATAATGAGAATCATTTGGATGACATATTTTGGGGAAGGCATGCTACGCAAGCAATACTTGAATCAGGAAGACCTGTTCATCGCATCTGGTGTACTGCAGAACTGAGAAGCTCTCCAAAATTCCTTCAACTTCTTAAAGACTCAAAGTCTTTAGGAGTTCTAGTTGAGGAGGTCTCTTGGGCAAGATTAGGCTATATAACTCATGGAGGGGTTCATCAAGGAATTGCTCTCCAAACAGCGGCATCTAAGACACTTGATTTGCAGACATTGATTGATGGTTGCAGTCAATTGGGAGAGTCTTCTGTCTTAATAGCTCTTGATGGCCTTACAGACCCTCATAATGTTGGAGCAATAATTAGGTCTGCTGAAGCATTAGGAGCGCATGGCCTTGTGTTACCACAAAGAAGAAGCGCTGGTTTAACAGGCTCTGTAGCCAAAGTCGCAGCTGGCGCTTTAGAGCATTTCCCCGTGGCAAGAGTTGTTAATTTAAATAGATCCTTGATAGAACTTAAGGATGCTGGTTATTCGGTAATTGGCTTGGCTGGAGATGGTGATTTTGTCCTTAATGAAGTTGATTTGTTAGGACCTTTGGTTTTGGTAATTGGTTCAGAAGATAAAGGTTTATCTGTTTTAACCAGGCGAAATTGTGATCAATTAGTCCGAGTCCCTTTAAGAGGGGTTACTTCAAGCTTGAATGCATCTGTTGCTGCATCTATTTCTTTATATGAAATTGCAAGCAAAGGTTGGATGAAGGGCCTCTCTGGTCAGGCTCCATCTCCCAAGCAAGTTCGGCCAAAACTATCTAATAAGCCAGTGATGCTTTGA
- a CDS encoding DUF1816 domain-containing protein: MGPVRAIRSLVNSFGLAWWARVETNDPNATYWFGPFVTRRSLKGKLSVFIEDLASEGTESIAHSFVRCRRIEPLTI, translated from the coding sequence ATGGGCCCAGTCAGGGCGATTCGCAGTTTAGTTAACAGTTTTGGTCTGGCTTGGTGGGCCAGAGTAGAGACTAATGACCCTAATGCGACATATTGGTTTGGACCATTTGTGACAAGAAGAAGTTTAAAGGGAAAACTCTCGGTATTTATAGAAGACTTGGCTTCAGAGGGAACTGAGTCAATTGCGCACAGTTTTGTTCGCTGTAGACGAATTGAGCCTCTAACCATTTAG
- the gatA gene encoding Asp-tRNA(Asn)/Glu-tRNA(Gln) amidotransferase subunit GatA yields MTIAEWRQRLNNREISSLELVNEQFARIKDVDNKLHAFLKLEEDSARENAKRIDEARLSGKELPPLAGIPFAIKDNLCTKGVKTTCSSKMLESFVPPYESTVTQRLWEAGAILLGKTNLDEFAMGSSTETSAFGATSNPWDLSRVPGGSSGGSAAAVASGLCLAALGSDTGGSIRQPASFCGVVGLKPTYGRVSRWGLVAFASSLDQVGPFTTSVEDAAEVLQVIAGKDPLDSTCLDKPVPNFSEYFSDSIKGLRIGLIKECFEQEGISLEVKESVLKAANQLQSLGAELIDVSCPRFNDGIATYYVIAPSEASANLARYDGVKYGYRQHGEENLSAMTSLSRAKGFGSEVQRRILIGTYALSAGYFDAYYKKAQKVRTLISRDFANSFEKVDLLLTPTSPSTAFKAGSHDNDPLAMYLSDLLTIPVNLAGLPAISVPCGFDKEGLPIGLQLIGDVLGEQRLLQVAHHYEQAANVMGNCPKGDLIPA; encoded by the coding sequence ATGACTATCGCCGAATGGCGCCAAAGATTGAACAATCGAGAAATTTCCTCTCTTGAATTAGTCAATGAACAATTTGCACGGATAAAAGATGTAGACAATAAGCTACATGCTTTTTTAAAGCTAGAAGAAGATAGTGCTAGAGAAAATGCAAAAAGGATTGATGAAGCCCGGTTATCTGGTAAAGAGCTCCCACCTCTTGCAGGAATACCTTTTGCAATTAAAGATAATCTTTGCACTAAAGGAGTAAAGACAACTTGTTCAAGCAAAATGCTCGAAAGTTTTGTCCCTCCTTACGAGTCAACAGTTACCCAAAGGCTGTGGGAAGCTGGAGCAATTTTGCTGGGGAAAACAAATCTTGATGAGTTTGCCATGGGAAGCTCAACAGAGACTTCAGCATTCGGGGCGACCTCAAACCCATGGGATCTGTCACGCGTTCCAGGTGGGAGTTCTGGAGGCAGTGCAGCAGCAGTCGCCTCAGGACTTTGTCTTGCTGCTTTGGGCTCTGATACTGGGGGCTCTATTAGACAACCAGCCTCTTTTTGTGGCGTAGTGGGACTAAAACCTACATATGGCCGAGTAAGCCGTTGGGGGCTAGTCGCTTTTGCTAGTTCTTTGGATCAGGTGGGGCCTTTTACTACAAGTGTTGAAGATGCGGCAGAAGTTTTGCAGGTTATAGCTGGGAAAGATCCATTAGATTCAACTTGCTTAGATAAGCCAGTTCCCAACTTTTCTGAATATTTCTCTGACTCTATTAAGGGCTTACGTATTGGGTTAATTAAAGAATGTTTTGAACAAGAAGGTATTTCCTTAGAGGTTAAAGAATCGGTCCTTAAAGCAGCAAATCAACTTCAATCTCTTGGAGCAGAATTAATAGATGTCTCTTGCCCGCGATTTAATGATGGTATAGCAACTTATTACGTAATTGCTCCTTCTGAAGCATCAGCAAACCTTGCTCGTTACGACGGAGTTAAATATGGGTATCGCCAACATGGAGAAGAAAATTTGTCGGCAATGACCTCATTAAGCCGGGCTAAGGGGTTTGGGAGTGAGGTCCAAAGGAGAATTTTGATTGGGACCTATGCTCTTTCAGCTGGTTATTTCGATGCTTATTACAAGAAAGCTCAAAAAGTAAGGACACTTATAAGTAGAGATTTTGCTAATTCGTTTGAAAAAGTGGATTTACTTTTGACACCAACATCTCCATCAACTGCTTTTAAAGCTGGTTCACATGACAACGATCCATTGGCAATGTACCTATCGGATTTATTGACAATTCCAGTAAATCTGGCGGGCCTCCCTGCTATTTCCGTTCCATGTGGTTTTGATAAAGAAGGCCTCCCAATAGGACTCCAACTAATTGGGGATGTTTTGGGAGAACAGCGATTGCTTCAAGTGGCACATCACTATGAACAAGCAGCCAATGTAATGGGAAATTGCCCTAAGGGGGATTTGATACCAGCCTAA